In Brevibacillus marinus, the genomic window CGCATAAATCGTCCGTTCGGCAGATCGAGGCAGCGGTGCGGCCTGCAGAGTATGCTTCACATCTTGTCTCACTTCTGCTATGATGAAAGGCAAGAAGTTGCCAACTGATGGTTACAGTCCATCGATTGCGACAATTCGACAATTGCATATCTCGCAAACAGGTCCTCGCCTTTTGCCGGTCAGACGGCAGGGGGTGAGGTTAAAAGGGAAGTTTGGTGAAAATCCAACGCGGTCCCGCCACTGTGAGAGAGGAGTTTTCCTTTGCGCCGCCGTGCATCCACTGTCGCCATCGCGCGATGGGAAGGAAAAGGAAAGCGATGATCCTCAAGCCAGGAGACCTGCCTGTTTGTGTGTCACTGGTTTCCTTCGGGTCAAAGGAAAGGTGAGGATTGTTGGTAGGTGTACTGTCCGCGCTTTGGTTCCCTTGGGAGGCCAAAGCGTTTTTTTCTGTTCTTGTCGGCTGGTTCGGCTGACGTCTACATGGCGAAAGGCGGGAGGGGGAGTGCGGATGAGCAAACCGGATCGCGAGCGCGGCCTGCTTTTGGTCTATACCGGTGACGGCAAAGGAAAAACGACGGCGGCGCTGGGGTTGGCGGTGCGGGCTGCCGGGCGGGGCCTGCGCGTGCTGGTGATTCAGTTTATCAAGTCGCCGGAGCGGACATACGGCGAAAAACTGCTGTTCGATCGGCTGGGGATCGAGATCTGCCAGACAGGGGCGGGCTTTACCTGGACGAAGACCCCTGCCGAGCATCGCGCCGCGCTGCAGAACGGGTGGCGGTTAACCAAGGAAAAAGTGCTGAGCGGCCAGTACGACCTGATCGTCCTCGACGAGTTGAACAACGCGCTGGCGATTGAGCGCTTCCCCATCGCGGACTTGTTGCCGCTGGCAGAGGTGCTGGATGTGCTGCGCAATCGGCCGCGCGGGCTGCACCTGGTGATTACCGGGCGTCAGGCCAGACCGGAGATCGTGGAGCTGGCCGATCTGGTGACGGAAATGAAAGCGGTGAAGCACTACTATGACGAGGGCGTGCCGGCGGTCAAGGGTATCGAGTATTAGCAGCGGAGGGAAGCCGAGATGGGAGCATTTTTGCAGGCCGTTGCCTTTTTGACGCGGCTCCCGATCCCCCGCTATCCGTTTGCGGCTGCGGACTGGCCGAAAAGCGCGGTCTACTACCCGGTGGTCGGTGCGCTGCTCGGCCTTCTCCTGTGGGGCGTGAGCCAGCTGTCCGCCTGGTTGTTGACCGACCTGCTGGCCGCTGTGCTGACGCTTGTGTTCTGGATCTACATCACCGGCGGCCTGCATCTGGACGGCTGGATGGACCTGGCGGACGGCATCGGCAGCAGCCGGCCGCGCGAACAAGCGCTGGCGATCATGAAAGACAGCCGCGTCGGGGCGATGGGCGTGTTGGCAGCCTGCTCGCTGCTTGCGACAAAAGGGGCGGCGGTATACGAACTGTGCTCGCTGCACGGGCAGTTCTCCCTTGTGTTCGTGCCGCTCGTCGCCCGCACGCACCTGCTGGTGGCGATCCGCTGCTGGCCTTACCTGTCCGGCAGTGGCAGCGGCAGCGGGCTGCGCGACGGGCTGTCTATCGGGTACCTGCTGTTTGCCGGCGCGGCCGTGCTGGCGGTATGCTGGTGGCTGGGCGGCTATCCGCTGCTGTTCGTCTTTTTCCTGACGCTGCTCTACAGCTTGGGCTTTTCCGGCTATCTCCGCAAGCGGCTGGGCGGATACACGGGCGACGGCTATGGCTCCCTGATTGAGTCGACGGAGACGCTCGCGCTGCTGTTGTTGGTCGCGTTTGCGCAAGGGGCGGGCTGAAGGGGCAGATGCGGGCAGCGGGGCCCAGCAGGCCGGCTGGGAAAGCGGGGCACCAGATGGCTGGCGGGGCCCGGCGAGCCGGTTCGGCAGGCCGGGCGCAGTACGCAGGCGCTCTAGCCAGGTGAGAACGGGCGGACAACGGTCAGGGCAAGCGGGGAGGACGGGCTAGGAGAAGAAGGTGAGCGAGATGGATTGGATTGTGATGCGGCACGGCGAGACTGACTGGAACCGGGAGCGGCGGATCCAGGGCGTGCAGGATGTCGGGCTGAACGAAGCCGGCCAGGTGCAGGTAAGACAGGCGTGCAGGCAGCTGCTGCAGAGCGGGCTGACGTTTTCCCGCATCGTCTCCAGTCCGCTCGTGCGGGCGAGGCAGTCTGCCCAGATTGCTCAGGAAGAGTTGGGCCTGCCGCTGCTTGTGCTCCCCCATTTGCGCGAGCGGTCGTTTGGCCCGCTGGAAGGGAAAACGATCGCCGAACTGCGCCGCGACTACCGGATCGACGATGTGGAGGAGATCGACGGCGCCGCTTTTGGCCTTGAGACGATGGCGCAGGTCAGACAGCGGATTCACCGGGGATTTGCCTGGTTGGCGGCCGCTTATCCGGCGGAACAACTGCTGATCATCACCCACGGCAGCCTGATCAAATGCATTGGCGAGATGTGCCGCCAGCCGGCGGGAATCCTGCCCAATGCCGGTTACATTCGCGTTCCCGCCCGCCTGTGGAGCTCTTTTGCCACCGCGCAAACGGCGGCAGCCGTCTGCGAAAACGCGGCGCCCAGCCAGGGCCCGTACGATTTGCGCGCGCGGCGCGTGCCAAACGTGCAGAACGTGTAAGCGACGCACAAAACGTGCCAGCAAAAAACGGGCGGCAAGTGAACGAGCGTACAAGCAACGAACAAAAGCGCTCGCAAGTAACGGACAAAAGCGTGCAAGCAACGGACAAAAGCGTGCCAAAAACAAGCGGCACATGTAAGCAACGACGAGCGCCAGCAACGCGCCAAACGTTCGGCCAGCGTGCGGCGGTTCGCTTAGCGGACAGAGCGCGAATCATAAGGAGGGGTGTGCTGATGAAGGGGAAGCTGTTTGTCATCGGTTTTGGCCCGGGGAGTTTTGACCATATCACCAAGCGGGCGCGCGACGCGATCCAGGAAAGCGAGGTCGTGATTGGCTACACCACGTACGTCGAGCTGATCCGCGGGCTGCTCACCGATCAAGTGGTGATCAGCACGGGGATGACGGAAGAAGTGAGCCGCGCGCGGGAAGCGGTGCGGCAGGCGGAAAGAGGCAAAAAAGTGGCCGTCATCTCCAGCGGCGACGCCGGGGTCTACGGGATGGCGGGGCTGATCTACGAGGTGCTGGTGGAGCAGGGCTGGAGAGAGGCGGATGGCGTAGCGGTGGAAGTGATCCCCGGCATCTCCGCGATCAACTCCTGCGCCGCGCTGTTGGGCGCGCCGGTGATGCATGATGCCTGCACGATCAGCCTGAGCGACCATCTGACCCCGTGGGAGTTGATTGCCAGGCGGATTGAGGCCGCCGCGCAGGCTGATTTCGTGATCGCCCTCTACAATCCGCGAAGCGGCCGGCGGACCCGGCAGATTGTGGAAGCGCAGCAGATTTTGCTTCGCTACCGCTCCCCCGCTACCCCTGTCGGCATCGTCAAAAGCGCCTACCGGGAGCGGCAGCGGGTCGTGCTGACGACACTGGCGGAGATGCTGGAGCACGAGATCGGCATGCTGACGACGGTGATCATCGGCAACTCGTCGACTTTTGTCTACGACGACAAAATGATCACGCCGCGCGGCTATCAGCGAAAGTATACGTTGACGGCGGACGAACAGCCGCTGAAGCCGCATGAACGGCTGCGCAAGGAAAACGAGCCATGGGCGCTGGACAGTCAAGCGGCAGCACGTGAACCACAAGCTCAGTGTGGCAGGGGAGCGCGTACGCCTTTTGATTGGGCGGCCGAAGCGCTGCGGCTGCTGCAGCTGGCAGGCGTGGGTGTATCTGCGGCGGAGGAAAGCGCCGCTTCACCAGCTGTAAGCGGCGCTGCGCCGGGCGGGAGCGCGCCCGCGCCGGCCGCTGCTGCGAGCACCTCGGCTCCTGCCGGAATGACAGCCGTTTCCGCCGCTTCCCTGGCCAGCCGGGACACCTCAGCGTCCGCCCAGCCCTTGCGCCAGGAGCTGATCTTCGAATGCGCCGTCAGCCCTGGGCTGGCCAATAAAAAGTGGACGCCCGCGCAAATGATGCTCTTGGCAGAGGTAGCCGGGGAGCGGGGCGAGATTGAGTATACGCCTCATCATCAGATGATTTTGCGAATTCCGACCGCTGATCCTTCCGTCATCACGGAACGGCTGCGCGCTGCCGGATTGTTGTTGATGCCGGTCGGGGACGTCGTGCGGATCAAGGCCTGCGATTTTTGCGACGGAGAAAAGAAGGATGCGATTCCGTACGCCGAAGCCCTGCAGCAGCGGTTGGGCGGGCTCACCGCGCCGAAAGAACTGCGGGTCGGGTTGAACGGCTGCGGGATGGCCTGCTACGGTGCAGTGCAGGAGGATATTGGCATCGTTTACCGCAAAGGGGCGTTTGACCTGTATCTGGGAGCCAAGACGGTGGGGCGCAACGCGCATCCCGGCGTTCCGGTAGCGGAAGGGATTCCGCCGGAGCAGCTTGTGCCGCTCCTGGAGCGGATTGTTGCGCGGTATCGCGAAGAGGCGTTTCCCAATGAACGCTTTCACAAGTTCTTCAAGCGGGTGGGCGAGATCGAAGGATTTGCCTACCGCGAATGGACGGCTGTGCAGCGGGAAGACGCCGTATGCGGCTCCTGAGCGAAAAAGGGGGATGGGCAGATGGAGGCAGTGTTGTTTGTCGGCCACGGCAGCAAGGATGCCCAGGGCAATGCAGAAGTGCGGCAGTTTGTCGCCTCGCTGGCGCCTGAGCTGGCTGTGCCGATCGTGGAAACGTGTTTTCTCGAGTTTGAACCGCCGGACGTATTCTGCGGACTGGAGGCCTGTGTGGCGAGGGGAGCGAGCCGGATCACGGTGATCCCGATCATGCTGTTTTCCGCCGGTCATGCCAAACTGCACATTCCGGCGGCACTGGACGCGTTTAAGCGGAAGTACCCTGCTGTGCCGGTCAGCTACGGCCGCCCGGTGGGCGTTCACCAACAGGTGGTGGCGATGCTGGAAGCGCGGCTGGCGGAAGCGGAATCCGGCTGGAAAAGGCGTGCAGAGGAGCTGGCTGTGCTGATCGTCGGCAGAGGCAGCAGCGATCCGGACGCCAACAGCGATCTCGGGAAAATGGCCCGCCTGTTTTGGGAGCGCAGCGGCGTCAAATGGGTGGAAACCGCGTTTATGGGGGTTACCTTTCCCACCTTTGCGGAAGGGCTGGAGCGCTGCCGCAAACTGGGGGCGCGCCATGTGGTGGTGCTGCCGTACTTTTTGTTTACCGGCGTGCTGATCAAGCGGATGGCCGCTGAGCTTTTGCAGTGGCAGACAGCCTGGCCGGACGTCCGCGTGACGTTGGGGAACTACTTCGGGTTTCACCCTTTGCTCAAAGAAGTGCTGAAGGAGCGGGTGCGGGAGGCGCTTGCCGCCGAGGTGAAGCTGAACTGCGACCTCTGCCAGTACCGGCTGGCGGCGATGGCGCACGCCGCCCATCATCACCATGATCACGCGCACGGACACGGGCATGACCATTATCACAGCCACGACCATGATCATCACGAGCACGGACATCACCATCAGCACAGCCGCGGCCACGATCATCACGAGCACGGACATCACCATCAGCACAGCCACGGCCATGATCATCATAAACACGAACATAGCGATCACCGGCAGGTCGATCATCAGGCTGGACATGGCTCCTTACACCATGGACACAGCGGCGGCGATCAGCCGCACGAATCAGCGCTACAGCACGGTGCGCCGCGCATCGCCGCTGCCCCCACTCCAGGCGAAGGGAGGTTGACGAAGCGATGATCCTGCTGATCGCCGGGACGGGCGACGCCCGCGAGTTGGCGCTGCGGATCAAGCAGGAGGGATACGCGCTGCTGACGTCCGTGGTTACAGAAAACGCGGCGAAACGGATGCGCGAGGCGGGCCTGCCCGTGCGTACGGGACGGTTGACGGCGGAAGCGATGGCGGAGCTGATCAGGCACGAGCAGGTGCAAGCAGTCGTGGACGCCAGCCATCCCTTTGCCGAAGAGGCCTCGAAAAACGCGATCGCCGCAGCGAAAGCGGCAGGTGTTCCCTACATTCGCTATGAACGGGAAAGCAGCAGTTCCCCCCGGCACGCGAAGGTGACGATCGTGGACGATTACGAACAGGCGGCGGAACTGGCTGCGC contains:
- the cobO gene encoding cob(I)yrinic acid a,c-diamide adenosyltransferase; protein product: MSKPDRERGLLLVYTGDGKGKTTAALGLAVRAAGRGLRVLVIQFIKSPERTYGEKLLFDRLGIEICQTGAGFTWTKTPAEHRAALQNGWRLTKEKVLSGQYDLIVLDELNNALAIERFPIADLLPLAEVLDVLRNRPRGLHLVITGRQARPEIVELADLVTEMKAVKHYYDEGVPAVKGIEY
- the cobS gene encoding adenosylcobinamide-GDP ribazoletransferase, with product MGAFLQAVAFLTRLPIPRYPFAAADWPKSAVYYPVVGALLGLLLWGVSQLSAWLLTDLLAAVLTLVFWIYITGGLHLDGWMDLADGIGSSRPREQALAIMKDSRVGAMGVLAACSLLATKGAAVYELCSLHGQFSLVFVPLVARTHLLVAIRCWPYLSGSGSGSGLRDGLSIGYLLFAGAAVLAVCWWLGGYPLLFVFFLTLLYSLGFSGYLRKRLGGYTGDGYGSLIESTETLALLLLVAFAQGAG
- a CDS encoding histidine phosphatase family protein; amino-acid sequence: MDWIVMRHGETDWNRERRIQGVQDVGLNEAGQVQVRQACRQLLQSGLTFSRIVSSPLVRARQSAQIAQEELGLPLLVLPHLRERSFGPLEGKTIAELRRDYRIDDVEEIDGAAFGLETMAQVRQRIHRGFAWLAAAYPAEQLLIITHGSLIKCIGEMCRQPAGILPNAGYIRVPARLWSSFATAQTAAAVCENAAPSQGPYDLRARRVPNVQNV
- the cobJ gene encoding precorrin-3B C(17)-methyltransferase; amino-acid sequence: MKGKLFVIGFGPGSFDHITKRARDAIQESEVVIGYTTYVELIRGLLTDQVVISTGMTEEVSRAREAVRQAERGKKVAVISSGDAGVYGMAGLIYEVLVEQGWREADGVAVEVIPGISAINSCAALLGAPVMHDACTISLSDHLTPWELIARRIEAAAQADFVIALYNPRSGRRTRQIVEAQQILLRYRSPATPVGIVKSAYRERQRVVLTTLAEMLEHEIGMLTTVIIGNSSTFVYDDKMITPRGYQRKYTLTADEQPLKPHERLRKENEPWALDSQAAAREPQAQCGRGARTPFDWAAEALRLLQLAGVGVSAAEESAASPAVSGAAPGGSAPAPAAAASTSAPAGMTAVSAASLASRDTSASAQPLRQELIFECAVSPGLANKKWTPAQMMLLAEVAGERGEIEYTPHHQMILRIPTADPSVITERLRAAGLLLMPVGDVVRIKACDFCDGEKKDAIPYAEALQQRLGGLTAPKELRVGLNGCGMACYGAVQEDIGIVYRKGAFDLYLGAKTVGRNAHPGVPVAEGIPPEQLVPLLERIVARYREEAFPNERFHKFFKRVGEIEGFAYREWTAVQREDAVCGS
- a CDS encoding sirohydrochlorin chelatase; protein product: MEAVLFVGHGSKDAQGNAEVRQFVASLAPELAVPIVETCFLEFEPPDVFCGLEACVARGASRITVIPIMLFSAGHAKLHIPAALDAFKRKYPAVPVSYGRPVGVHQQVVAMLEARLAEAESGWKRRAEELAVLIVGRGSSDPDANSDLGKMARLFWERSGVKWVETAFMGVTFPTFAEGLERCRKLGARHVVVLPYFLFTGVLIKRMAAELLQWQTAWPDVRVTLGNYFGFHPLLKEVLKERVREALAAEVKLNCDLCQYRLAAMAHAAHHHHDHAHGHGHDHYHSHDHDHHEHGHHHQHSRGHDHHEHGHHHQHSHGHDHHKHEHSDHRQVDHQAGHGSLHHGHSGGDQPHESALQHGAPRIAAAPTPGEGRLTKR